A single window of Hemicordylus capensis ecotype Gifberg chromosome 15, rHemCap1.1.pri, whole genome shotgun sequence DNA harbors:
- the PLA2G3 gene encoding group 3 secretory phospholipase A2: MAPSLPLLAALLACLALLGGARGSWSRANTFCHLARAAGGARSRLLSFVWRRPDGAAPVLVQSAWDAQGRLLRCAARVERSLDGAALASSCARRRRGSFGRAFWGPELRGQLEVLEAQKASCEGWPELSAGPAGVQRTPAEGLAGPEAESGPPKKRVRRGFTMPGTVWCGAGDSAGNFSELGVFQGPDVCCREHDQCGGQIPALGYNYGMRNYRFHTVSHCDCDARFRHCLMNLNDTISNLIGVSFFNLLEVPCFVLEESEECLEWHWWGGCKTYGPLPTARLVEQSQYHVLPLGEGPDPALPPPRPGRRRGKGRKHGWKSRKRLGQEATEVQRLHPEPPKVQSSTTPLIPVSKPHLLVPVNPRTTPITRGTAPLRPNIGATTEAGLLKTGVAHATEQPGVQRVPTEEAGQPDETVTERKPFTRIHGHKHTTAPDKQAPSRSCSCYRRLDQCPYRILPYEVKYQLNNADSRTLFHCNCTRRLARFLRKTKGPNEVEGEVLSDYVSSSCFILQSPPGCMEGEEEQPNCIDVGRAILTPARHLTNRLTRKRVGPSLKVKRQERTPASQPLQLFEKCLQLARAARHAVPP; encoded by the exons ATGGCTCCTTCGCTCCCGCTGCTGGCCGCCCTGCTCGCCTGCTTGGCGCTGCTCGGCGGCGCCCGCGGCTCGTGGAGCCGAGCCAACACCTTCTGCCACCTGGCGCGCGCCGCGGGAGGAGCCCGCAGCCGCCTCCTGAGCTTCGTGTGGCGGCGGCCCGACGGGGCGGCCCCGGTGCTGGTGCAGAGCGCCTGGGACGCGCAAGGGCGCCTGCTGCGGTGCGCGGCCCGCGTGGAGCGCTCCCTCGACGGCGCGGCTCTGGCTTCCTCCTGCGCCCGGCGCCGGCGCGGCTCTTTCGGGCGCGCCTTCTGGGGGCCGGAGCTGCGGGGCCAGCTGGAGGTCCTGGAGGCGCAGAAGGCCTCCTGCGAGGGGTGGCCGGAGCTCTCGGCGGGTCCCGCGGGGGTCCAGCGGACGCCCGCGGAAGGGCTGGCGGGACCCGAGGCGGAGTCGGGGCCCCCCAAGAAGCGCGTCCGGCGCGGCTTTACCATGCCCGGGACGGTTTGGTGCGGAGCTGGGGACTCGGCGGGCAACTTCTCTGAGCTGG GGGTTTTCCAGGGCCCAGACGTGTGCTGCAGAGAACATGACCAGTGCGGAGGCCAGATCCCTGCCTTGGGATACAACTACGGGATGCGCAATTATCGCTTCCACACCGTCTCGCACTGTGACTGCGATGCCCG GTTCCGGCACTGCTTGATGAATCTGAACGACACCATCTCCAACCTGATCGGTGTCAGCTTCTTCAACCTGTTGGAAGTCCCCTGCTTTGTCCTGGAGGAGAGCGAGGAGTGCCTGGAGTGGCATTGGTGGGGCGG GTGTAAGACGTACGGCCCTTTGCCCACGGCTCGCTTGGTGGAGCAGAGTCAGTATCACGTTTTGCCACTCGGCGAGGGACCTGACCCGGCTTTGCCTCCGCCCCGCCCTGGGAGGCGCAGGGGCAAAGGTCGGAAGCACGGCTGGAAGAGCCGGAAGCGTCTGGGTCAAGAGGCTACTGAAGTGCAGAGGCTACATCCGGAACCTCCCAAGGTCCAGAGCTCCACCACTCCACTGATCCCAGTCTCCAAGCCGCATCTGCTGGTCCCTGTGAACCCAAGGACTACCCCCATTACCAGGGGAACAGCTCCCTTGCGGCCCAATATTGGGGCAACGACAGAAGCAGGCCTGTTGAAGACGGGTGTTGCTCATGCAACAGAGCAGCCAGGGGTCCAGCGTGTCCCCACGGAAGAAGCAGGACAGCCCGATGAGACAGTGACGGAGAGAAAGCCGTTCACGAGAATCCATGGGCACAAACATACCACTGCACCAGATAAGCAAG CCCCGTCGCGGAGCTGCAGCTGCTACAGGCGCCTGGATCAATGCCCGTATCGGATCTTGCCCTACGAGGTCAAATACCAGCTGAACAATGCAGATTCTCGCACCCTTTTCCATTGCAACTGCACCCGCAG gctggcccgGTTCCTGCGCAAGACGAAAGGCCCCAACGAAGTGGAAGGAGAGGTCCTGTCTGATTACGTCTCGTCCTCTTGCTTCATCCTCCAGAGCCCACCAGGTTgcatggagggggaggaggaacagccCAA TTGCATTGACGTCGGCCGTGCCATCCTGACCCCCGCCCGGCACCTCACCAACCGGCTGACACGGAAGCGTGTGGGCCCGTCCCTCAAGGTGAAGCGGCAGGAGCGGACTCCCGCGAGCCAGCCTCTTCAGCTGTTTGAGAAGTGCCTGCAGCTAGCACGGGCTGCACGCCATGCTGTGCCCCCCTGA